The following proteins are encoded in a genomic region of Deltaproteobacteria bacterium:
- a CDS encoding response regulator, producing the protein MIRWSIEQTLRAAGYEVALASSASEGLALMGQLHPGVVFLDLRLPDGHGLSLLKRIKDAGEPKPAVIVMTAFAEDCTSEEALRLGAYAYLNKPFDFYALEFLVDKAMQARSVA; encoded by the coding sequence ATGATTCGGTGGTCGATCGAGCAGACGCTGCGCGCAGCTGGCTATGAGGTCGCACTCGCCAGCTCGGCCAGCGAGGGCTTGGCGTTGATGGGGCAACTACACCCGGGCGTAGTGTTTCTCGACCTGCGGCTGCCCGATGGGCACGGCTTGAGCTTGCTCAAGCGGATCAAGGACGCGGGCGAACCCAAACCCGCAGTAATCGTGATGACCGCCTTCGCAGAGGACTGTACCAGCGAGGAAGCACTGCGTCTGGGCGCGTACGCCTACCTCAATAAGCCGTTCGACTTCTACGCGTTAGAGTTCTTGGTCGATAAGGCGATGCAGGCCCGATCAGTGGCCTGA